The following are encoded in a window of Chlorocebus sabaeus isolate Y175 chromosome 22, mChlSab1.0.hap1, whole genome shotgun sequence genomic DNA:
- the RPL14 gene encoding large ribosomal subunit protein eL14 isoform X1 yields the protein MVFRRFVEVGRVAYVSFGPHAGKLVAIVDVIDQNRALVDGPCTQVRRQAMPFKCMQLTDFILKFPHSARQKYVRQAWQKADINTKWAATRWAKKIEARERKAKMTDFDRFKVMKAKKMRNRIIKNEVKKLQKAALLKASPKKAPGTKGAAAAAKVPAKKMTTASKKAPAQKVPAQKATGQKAAPAPKAQKGQKAPAQKAPAPKASGKKA from the exons ATG GTGTTCAGGCGCTTCGTGGAGGTTGGCCGGGTGGCCTACGTCTCCTTTGGACCTCATGCCGGAAAATTGGTCGCGATTGTAGATGTTATTGATCAGAACAGG GCTTTGGTCGATGGACCTTGCACTCAAGTGAGGAGACAGGCCATGCCTTTCAAGTGCATGCAGCTCACTGATTTCATCCTCAAGTTTCCACACAG TGCCCGCCAGAAGTATGTCCGACAAGCGTGGCAGAAGGCAGACATCAATACAAAATGGGCAGCCACACGATGGGCCAAGAAGATTGAAGCCAGAGAAAGG aaagcCAAGATGACAGATTTTGATCGTTTTAAAGTTATGAAGGCAAAGAAAATG AGGAACAGAATAATCAAGAATGAAGTTAAGAAGCTTCAAAAGGCAGCTCTCCTGAAAGCTTCTCCCAAAAAAGCGCCTGGTACTAagggtgctgctgctgctgctaaagTTCCAGCAAAAAAGATGACCACCGCGAGTAAAAAGGCTCCAGCCCAGAAGGTTCCTGCCCAGAAAGCCACAGGCCAGAAGGCTGCGCCTGCTCCAAAAGCTCAGAAGGGTCAAAAAGCTCCAGCCCAGAAAGCACCTGCTCCAAAGGCATCTGGCAAGAAAGCATAA